The Terriglobales bacterium genome includes the window CCTGAAGCACGAGATCCCTCTGGGGCGCGGCCTGGTGGGCTATGCCGCCCAGCATAAGAAGGCGGTGTTGGTCCCCGACGTCAGCAGGGACGCGCGCTACATCCAGCTCAACCCCGAGACCCGCTCCGAACTCTGCGTCCCCCTGGTCTACAAGGACAAGGTGATCGGAGTGCTCGACCTGGAGCACACCCGCCGCGCTTTCTTCACCGACGACCACGTGCGCACGCTGAGCACGCTGGCGGCGCAGATCGCCATCGCCATCGAGAACGCCCGCCTCTACGAGCGCATCGCCAAGGAAGAACAGCGTCTGGAGCGCGACCTGGCCATGGCCCGCGAGGTGCAGCAGCGCCTGCTGCCCGGCGGCCGCCCCAAGCTGGGCAACGCCGGGCTGGCCGCCAAGTTCGTTCCCGCCCTGACCCTGGGTGGCGACCTCTACGATTTCCTGCCCTACTCCCAGGGGCGCACCGCCATCGCGGTGGGCGACGTCAGCGGCAAGGGCGCGCCCGCCGCCCTCTACGCCGCCCTGGTCAGCGGCATCGTGCGCCTCACCGCCGCCCGCGAACCCTTCCCCGCGCAGATGCTGGCCGCGGTGAACTCCGCCGTCGCCGGCCGCGGCTTGGAGTCCCAGTTCGTCAGCCTGATCTACGCCGTCTGGGACGACGCTCGCCGGGCCTTGCACGTGGCCAACTCCGGCCTGCCTCGCCCCATCTTCTGCCACAACGGCGAATTGCACATGATCGACGTCACCGGCCTGCCCTGCGGCATGTTCAAGGACAGCTCCTACGAGGAGCAGCAGGTCCTGACCCTGCCCGGCGACCTGGTGGTTTTCTTCAGCGACGGCATTCTCGACGCCGTCAACCGCAAGGGCGAGCCCTTCGGCCGCGGCGCAGTGGAGAAGATCGTGGCCCGCTCCTGGCGTGGCTCCGCCGACGACGTGGTCGCCGCCATCTTCCAGGCGGTGGGCAAGCACGCCCACGGCACCCGCCCCTTCGACGACCAGACCGTCGTCGCCCTGAAGATCCGCGAGGCCGGCCTGGAGACTTCCCGCCACAAGGGGAGAAGCTCCTAGCTTCTGGCTATTAGCTCTTGGCTTTTCGCCTTCTGCTTCCGCCTTCGCTGGCGACTGGCGACTTATAATCCCTCTCTCATGTCTTCCCCGCGTCCACCAGCGTTCGTCTACCGCGGCTCGCGCCTCTGCTGCGAGCGCCTTCCCTTGGCGGGCCTGGCGGAGCGCTTCGGCACACCCCTCTACGTCTATTCGGCAACCACCATCCGCCGGCGCTACCACGCCTTCGAGCGTGCCATCCCTCTCGCTCACACCATCTGCTACTCGGTGAAGGCCAACTCCAGCCTGGCGCTGCTGCGCCTGCTGGCGGAGATGGGCGCCGGCTTCGACGTGGTCTCCGGCGGCGAGCTGGAGCGCGTGCTGCGCGCCGCCCCGCGCGCCGCGGCCAAGGTCGTCTTTTCCGGCGTGGGCAAGACTGCGCCGGAAATGGATGCCGCCCTACGCGCCGGCATCCTGATGTTCAATGTGGAGAGCGAGGGTGAGCTCGCTCTGCTAGCCG containing:
- a CDS encoding GAF domain-containing protein, translating into MKPPTQPAPAKERAPQGAAAPGPAPAPAIEPFLLEVADAVNTTLDLDSLLQRVAELVRQVIDYQIFAILLLNERTQELRFRFSVGHTPEAQKLRPKLGQGVVGQAAERREVLLVPDVSRFRGYINAHPRVRSELAIPLINKNRVIGVMDLQATAPAYFQPEHARLLALVASRIAIGIENARLYTRVVRQAQTLEVLNEISRELTSILNLDRLLERIAESLGRLIDYQMFSILLLDSAGEKLIHRFSLRFNESVHLKHEIPLGRGLVGYAAQHKKAVLVPDVSRDARYIQLNPETRSELCVPLVYKDKVIGVLDLEHTRRAFFTDDHVRTLSTLAAQIAIAIENARLYERIAKEEQRLERDLAMAREVQQRLLPGGRPKLGNAGLAAKFVPALTLGGDLYDFLPYSQGRTAIAVGDVSGKGAPAALYAALVSGIVRLTAAREPFPAQMLAAVNSAVAGRGLESQFVSLIYAVWDDARRALHVANSGLPRPIFCHNGELHMIDVTGLPCGMFKDSSYEEQQVLTLPGDLVVFFSDGILDAVNRKGEPFGRGAVEKIVARSWRGSADDVVAAIFQAVGKHAHGTRPFDDQTVVALKIREAGLETSRHKGRSS